In the Hordeum vulgare subsp. vulgare chromosome 7H, MorexV3_pseudomolecules_assembly, whole genome shotgun sequence genome, one interval contains:
- the LOC123409853 gene encoding uncharacterized protein LOC123409853, translated as MPLTHIAFPDAANGKEGQLPPPPAPDDAATAGRSTTFPAVGDTGHLTSSSIAGDLLGFLGQIHAACKPHEPLGDCKFVNA; from the exons ATGCCGCTAACCCACATCGCCTTCCCCGACGCAGCTAATGGAAAGGAGGGACAACTTCCTCCGCCCCCGGCCCCCGACGACGCCGCGACCGCCGGCAGAAGCACCACGTTCCCCGCCGTCGGGGACACGGGCCACCTCACCTCCTCCTCCATCGCGGGCGACCTTCTCGGCTTCCTGGGCCAGATCCATGCGGCCTGCAAGCCCCACGAGCCTCTCG GTGACTGTAAATTTGTTAACGCTTAA